In Nematostella vectensis chromosome 11, jaNemVect1.1, whole genome shotgun sequence, a genomic segment contains:
- the LOC125573819 gene encoding uncharacterized protein LOC125573819, which yields MCGLKDETVNHLLCECSKMAQSQYKHRHDNVARIVHWAIAKEHGFEVKEKWYEHELLPVIEKPDLKILWDVTIQTDREIQARRPDIVIVNRKEGECIVIDIAVPGDANVGEKEKEKVLKYQDIRREIARLWDIKTCVVPIVVGALGTVSKNLTKHLSSIGLKTRIELLQKGALLGSAWLLRQVLEV from the coding sequence ATGTGTGGCTTAAAAGATGAAACGGTGAATCACTTACTGTGTGAATGTAGCAAGATGGCACAGAGCCAGTATAAACACCGACACGACAACGTGGCCAGAATTGTGCACTGGGCAATTGCGAAAGAACATGGATTTGAGGTTAAAGAAAAATGGTATGAACACGAGCTATTACCAGTCATCGAAAAACCTGACCTAAAAATACTGTGGGATGTTACCATCCAAACAGATAGGGAAATCCAAGCCCGAAGACCTGACATCGTAATAGTGAACAGAAAAGAAGGTGAATGCATAGTAATTGATATTGCTGTGCCAGGAGATGCTAATGTCGGCGAAAAGGAAAAGGAGAAAGTCCTGAAATACCAGGATATAAGAAGAGAAATTGCCCGATTATGGGACATAAAGACATGTGTTGTTCCAATCGTTGTTGGCGCTCTCGGAACAGTCAGTAAAAACTTGACAAAGCATTTAAGTTCGATTGGCTTAAAGACAAGGATCGAGTTACTCCAGAAAGGAGCTCTCCTCGGATCAGCGTGGCTACTAAGACAGGTGCTCGAGGTCTGA